From one Dermacentor silvarum isolate Dsil-2018 chromosome 3, BIME_Dsil_1.4, whole genome shotgun sequence genomic stretch:
- the LOC125944263 gene encoding solute carrier family 13 member 4-like: MVVSFGSHLGSFLLPSGNESLIHFNRILDSHLDDKSAPSAFFWIVANGPCVVVLLALNVAYVHFFYLRRLRIYTPDTTRQRRELKAMLRLQHRNESWMSPWEAIMAFFFVVFVLILFTREPVFFAGWTSFLSVQRYMLTPVTITTHVL; this comes from the exons ATGGTGGTCTCGTTCGGTTCGCACCTGGGATCATTCCTGCTTCCCTCAGGAAACGAGTCCTTGATACACTTCAACCGCATCCTAGACAG CCACTTGGACGACAAGAGCGCACCCTCGGCATTCTTCTGGATAGTGGCCAACGGTCCCTGCGTGGTCGTGCTTCTGGCACTGAACGTGGCTTACGTGCACTTCTTCTACCTGCGCCGCCT GCGTATCTACACCCCGGACACCACGCGCCAGCGCCGTGAGCTGAAGGCTATGCTTCGACTTCAACACAGGAATGAGTCATGGATGTC GCCCTGGGAAGCCATCATGGCGTTCTTCTTTGTCGTGTTCGTGCTGATCCTCTTCACGCGAGAGCCCGTCTTTTTCGCCGGATGGACCTCGTTCCTGAGCGTACAAAGGTACATGCTAACACCTGTCACGATAACCACTCACGTGCTCTAG
- the LOC119444472 gene encoding solute carrier family 13 member 2-like yields MSGCSNAGITPPTGRDVGDATPTALVFLLLAFMPVQALEMASKDRALHWKSVLPHIPWGLGLMLASGSAIAFAAKKCGLTDSLLEWGRRGRSPFTYQTLLTVGAAILAQMVPGHIDEMRMHRLLERAYIDRVPPLYYAWPVSTASCLSFVLPSASSANIMVYHYSDLLFTDMVIPSLLNLVASVVTCLCWYQVVFSGTFIPAPIPNLPLNKSHAILYIDQ; encoded by the exons ATGTCTGGTTGCTCCAATGCGGGGATCACACCACCCACTGGAAG ggaCGTGGGCGACGCGACTCCAACGGCACTCGTGTTCCTTCTGCTCGCCTTCATGCCGGTGCAGGCTCTGGAGATGGCCAGCAAGGACCGCGCTCTCCATTGGAAGTCGGTGCTACCCCACATTCCATGGGGACTGGGACTGATGCTTGCGTCTGGAAGCGCTATCGCGTTCGCCGCCAAG AAGTGCGGACTCACCGATTCCCTGCTGGAGTGGGGGCGGCGAGGTCGCAGCCCGTTCACCTACCAGACCCTGCTAACTGTCGGGGCCGCCATCCTGGCCCAGATGGTGCCCGGTCACATAGACGAGATGAGAATGCACAGGCTCCTCGAAAGG GCTTACATTGACCGCGTGCCTCCGCTCTACTACGCCTGGCCGGTGTCCACGGCTTCCTGCCTGTCCTTCGTGCTACCCAGCGCGTCCTCCGCCAACATCATGGTCTACCACTATTCCGACCTGCTGTTCACGGACATG GTGATCCCTTCTCTACTAAACCTCGTCGCGAGCGTAGTCACCTGCCTGTGCTGGTACCAGGTAGTGTTTTCTGGGACGTTCATACCAGCGCCGATACCGAATCTGCCGCTGAACAAGAGCCATGCCATCCTGTATATCGACCAGTGA